The following coding sequences lie in one Paramisgurnus dabryanus chromosome 16, PD_genome_1.1, whole genome shotgun sequence genomic window:
- the LOC141280866 gene encoding uncharacterized protein, translated as MSRMCSRCGGPIDPPDSHKLCIVCLGLLHAETALVGSECPHCDELTMRVLRTRLNIALESSSLQPPTAAKVPLVGAQPPTESERVPERRASPPRRSPVQFVAESLRPEPGAAESVSFGVPAEEDEMSLTASDGDWDQSPPAASEADAHPPSFHEELVRILSKAVQDLEIEWSSPQEPQRSKLDSWYFDSGRRAAAPRKSAPFLPDLHDEVTKAWATPQGVRACAGGSELFSKVDGAEARGYLHIPPVEEAVAAHLCPSSSSLGGEASLPSKACRMTAHLADKAYAASGEALSSLHTMAVLQIFQARALKALDEGSTDLSTFRDLRAATDFALKATKKSAQAIGRSMGFMVVMQRQLWLNLTDLKEADRKTLLNAPVSPSGLFGDAVGTITERFSEAVKSSKAMSHFLPRRPMSHAPAGPPPPRHRSEAPGTNPPGSVARNRVQGDRSPEQSRVPDVSGVRERTPSGEPAAKRTKVSSSVPLAVAGDAETVSLNVFVLNAIKNVTFSQKERFPLYLVSGRSPQGSSHPHIDTHSAPSLLSNPPATRGSQRKRGREGLMNGLSEPHKSPLSIAASAAPRPSSLVPVTHTLHRAERSSLVPLGHSPPSSDPASNAQPPRTELPVTHETLGGNERSGHPVIQPLSLRLDAWRAIPNISEWMLNIIQKGYSLQFRRRPPRFNGVIASTVRAQDESILYQEICNLLAKQAIESVPMQERESGFYSRYFVVPKKDGGLRPILDLRQINKALHKRAFKMTTLKQILAHIRPGDWFISVDLKDAYFHIQIAPHHRRFLRFAFKDAAYQFTVLPFGLALAPRTFTKCIDAALSPLRASGIRILNYLDDWLILAQSREVLISHRDAVLSHLDSLGLRVNLQKSALSPTQEIAFLGVRLDSVSMKAFLSEERKRDLTSALNVFSHGGTVPLKRFQRLLGLMAAASPVCPLGLLYMRPLQLWLRSRVPNRAWISGRARITVTNGCMRALRPWFDPNLFSGGAQLGLVTRRKVVTTDASLTGWGALCDGVPASGSWPESERLWHINRLELKAVFLALQSFATLIGGHHVLVRTDNTTVVSYINRQGGVRSRPLFRQAEAILLWADRHLLSIKATHVPGSMNCGADMLSRNGIPQGEWRLNPLSIELIWSQFGKAEVDLFASEENTHCPLFFSLTSSPLGGEALSLPWPRASKYAFPPIKLLPSVLHKIREEKATVTLIAPYWPNQPWFPELLELSTAPPWPIPLRRDLLSQANGSIWHPSPEKWKLHAWKVCGNR; from the exons ATGTCGCGAATGTGCTCACGGTGCGGAGGTCCTATCGACCCGCCCGATTCGCACAAACTGTGTATAGTATGTCTGGGGCTTCTCCACGCAGAGACGGCGTTGGTTGGGTCGGAGTGCCCTCATTGTGATGAGCTCACAATGAGGGTGCTCAGGACTCGGCTCAACATCGCTCTCGAAAGCTCCTCGCTGCAGCCTCCCACTGCCGCCAAGGTGCCGCTGGTGGGGGCTCAGCCACCGACGGAGAGCGAGCGCGTGCCGGAACGCCGCGCTTCCCCTCCCCGTCGCTCTCCGGTTCAGTTCGTCGCCGAGAGCCTGCGTCCTGAACCGGGAGCTGCCGAGTCTGTCTCCTTTGGGGTCCCCGCAGAGGAGGATGAGATGTCACTGACGGCGTCTGACGGAGATTGGGACCAATCTCCGCCTGCCGCGTCGGAGGCTGACGCCCACCCCCCCTCCTTTCACGAAGAGCTGGTGCGCATTCTCTCTAAGGCCGTGCAGGATTTAGAGATCGAGTGGAGTTCCCCGCAAGAACCCCAAAGGAGCAAGCTCGATTCGTGGTACTTTGACTCGGGCCGCCGCGCCGCCGCTCCGAGGAAAAGTGCCCCTTTCCTCCCAGACCTGCACGATGAGGTCACCAAAGCGTGGGCGACCCCCCAGGGCGTCCGCGCTTGCGCCGGCGGGTCTGAGCTGTTTTCTAAAGTGGACGGGGCGGAGGCTCGTGGATACCTGCATATCCCCCCCGTCGAGGAAGCCGTGGCggcccatctctgcccgtcgTCCTCCTCCTTGGGTGGTGAGGCTTCACTACCCTCTAAGGCGTGCCGCATGACGGCGCACCTGGCTGATAAAGCCTACGCCGCGTCAGGGGAGGCTCTGTCGTCGCTACACACCATGGCGGTCCTCCAGATTTTCCAGGCGCGGGCTCTAAAGGCGCTGGACGAGGGCAGCACGGACCTGAGTACCTTCAGGGATCTGAGGGCGGCAACGGACTTCGCGCTGAAAGCCACCAAAAAGTCGGCGCAGGCTATCGGACGCAGCATGGGCTTCATGGTGGTGATGCAGCGCCAGCTGTGGTTAAACCTCACAGATCTCAAGGAGGCCGACAGGAAGACGCTGCTTAACGCTCCCGTTTCCCCATCTGGCCTGTTCGGTGACGCCGTGGGTACCATCACGGAGCGATTCTCGGAGGCGGTGAAGAGTTCTAAAGCCATGAGTCACTTTCTTCCTCGCCGCCCTATGTCTCATGCGCCGGCGGGACCGCCGCCGCCGAGACACCGCTCCGA AGCCCCTGGCACGAATCCACCAGGAAGCGTCGCAAGAAACCGGGTCCAGGGGGACCGCAGTCCGGAGCAAAGCCGCGTTCCTGACGTGAGTGGTGTGAGAGAGAGAACGCCGAGCGGCGAGCCCGCCGCCAAGAGAACGAAAGTCTCGTCAAGCGTCCCCCTGGCTGTTGCGGGCGACGCAGagactgtctctttaaatgtttttgtgttgaatgcaataaaaaatgttactttttcacaaaaagagcgtTTTCCTCTTTATCTGGTTTCGGGTCGCTCGCCCCAGGGCAGCTCCCACCCTCATATAGACACGCACAGCGCACCCTCCCTGCTTTCGAACCCCCCCGCGACGCGCGGGTCGCAGAGAAAGCGGGGACGGGAAGGGTTAATGAACGGTCTCAGCGAGCCGCACAAAAGCCCGTTGTCTATCGCGGCGTCAGCCGCCCCCCGGCCGTCCTCTCTTGTGCCCGTAACACACACGCTGCACAGAGCGGAGAGGTCTTCATTAGTCCCGCTGGGTCACTCGCCCCCGAGCAGCGATCCGGCGAGCAACGCGCAGCCCCCCAGAACCGAGCTACCCGTCACGCACGAGACGCTCGGCGGCAACGAGCGGTCAGGTCATCCTGTCATTCAACCGCTATCACTGCGCTTAGATGCATGGCGTGCCATTCCCAACATATCGGAATGGATGCTGAACATTATTCAGAAAGGATATTCTCTACAGTTTCGACGCAGACCTCCCCGTTTCAACGGCGTGATAGCGTCAACGGTCCGGGCTCAGGACGAGTCGATTTTGTATCAGGAAATCTGCAATCTCCTCGCCAAACAAGCGATAGAGTCAGTTCCgatgcaagagagagagagcggttTTTACAGCCGGTACTTTGTCGTCCCGAAAAAAGACGGCGGTCTcagaccgatcttggatttgagACAAATCAACAAAGCATTACACAAACGTGCTTTCAAAATGACTACACTGAAACAGATCCTCGCCCACATTCGGCCCGGGGACTGGTTTATTTCAGTGGACCTAAAGGATGCTTATTTTCACATTCAGATCGCCCCGCACCACAGGCGCTTTCTGAGATTTGCATTCAAGGATGCTGCATACCAGTTCACGGTCCTCCCGTTCGGTCTGGCGCTCGCCCCGCGCACATTCACGAAATGTATAGACGCGGCGCTGTCCCCGCTGAGAGCGAGCGGCATTCGCATCCTGAATTATTTGGACGATTGGCTGATTTTAGCACAATCCAGAGAGGTGCTCATCAGCCACAGGGACGCAGTACTTTCGCATTTAGACAGCCTCGGTCTACGTGTGAATTTGCAGAAGAGCGCTCTATCTCCAACGCAGGAGATCGCGTTTCTAGGCGTGCGTCTCGACTCAGTCTCAATGAAGGCTTTCTTATCAGAGGAGCGCAAACGGGATCTGACGTCTGCTCTGAATGTATTCAGCCACGGAGGCACTGTGCCACTGAAACGGTTTCAGAGACTTTTAGGCTTGATGGCGGCAGCCTCACCGGTTTGCCCACTCGGTCTGCTGTATATGCGCCCGTTGCAACTATGGTTACGATCCAGAGTGCCCAACAGGGCGTGGATATCGGGACGAGCGCGCATTACAGTTACGAACGGATGTATGCGAGCGCTGAGACCCTGGTTCGATCCCAACCTGTTCAGCGGGGGTGCCCAACTCGGGCTGGTTACGAGACGGAAAGTAGTCACAACGGACGCGTCGTTAACGGGCTGGGGAGCCCTGTGCGATGGCGTCCCGGCTTCGGGCTCCTGGCCGGAGTCGGAGCGGTTATGGCATATAAACCGTCTAGAGCTCAAAGCCGTCTTTTTAGCACTGCAGAGCTTTGCGACGCTGATCGGGGGCCATCATGTTCTTGTCCGGACGGACAACACTACGGTGGTTTCATACATAAATCGCCAGGGAGGAGTGCGCTCCAGGCCGCTGTTCAGGCAGGCAGAAGCGATACTGTTGTGGGCGGATCGTCATCTCCTTTCAATAAAAGCGACGCATGTACCGGGCAGCATGAACTGCGGAGCGGATATGCTGTCGAGGAACGGCATTCCCCAAGGGGAATGGAGATTGAACCCCCTATCTATCGAGCTGATCTGGAGTCAGTTCGGGAAAGCAGaagtggatctgtttgcgtccgAGGAAAACACACACTGCCCGCTGTTCTTCTCGTTGACGAGCTCTCCTCTGGGCGGAGAAGCGCTGTCGTTGCCGTGGCCGAGAGCCAGCAAATATGCGTTTCCCCCCATAAAACTGCTGCCGTCAGTTTTACACAAGATCAGAGAGGAAAAAGCAACAGTGACACTAATCGCCCCGTACTGGCCGAACCAGCCGTGGTTTCCCGAGCTGTTGGAACTGTCAACGGCTCCCCCGTGGCCGATCCCGTTGAGACGAGACCTGCTCTCTCAGGCGAACGGATCAATCTGGCACCCCAGCCCCGAGAAGTGGAAACTTCACGCGTGGAAGGTGTGTGGGAACCGCTGA